The genomic interval TAGACTTTTTCTGCTAGTTCAGCTATTTTGTCTAACTCAATAGAGGAGCAGCTTTCTGCTTTAAATATCTCATGAACGTCTACCACTGTACTGTGGTCCTTAGAGTATGTAGGGCTCTTTTCTAAGTCACTTATGATTTCATTTGTGTAATCGCACGACGCTAAGATTTTCTTGGATGCCTCTTTTAATATAGCACTTAAAGAAAGCAACGTGATGGCATCTATGTCTGGTGTTCCCTGCTTATTCCATCTATACGTCGCTATATACTCGAAGTTTCCTTTATTTCTCGTAAATTCTATTTCTGAAGTTTCTAGTCGCTCAATCGCCTGGTTGAGAATAGTTTCGATCGACAAGTCTTCACCGTTTTTGTTTAATTTTGTGAATCTAGCTATGTGAAGTGCCCAGGGAAGAATACCCCTCACAAAGAGTAGTGCAGTGGCTAGGATTTGTTCCCATGTATCTATACCGGGTACTTTATTGTGTAGTCTCTTATATATGTCTTCAAATCGCTGTTGGGAGAGTATGCTCTCAATCCTTGTTCTCAACGTATCGAAAAAGACTCCGTTATTTACGAAGAAGCCTTGTTTCTTGTAGAATCTCATTTGCTTATATGAGACTAGATCAAGTGAAATTGAGGGAGTACTCGAAGCTTTAGAGACAGATATGAGGGGTTGTGAATTATAATGAAATAGATGTATCTGATATTCTGGCGTATCTGTAAATGCTTTTTGAAGGGCAAGCAACGAACATGCGAGAGGTATAGCTTCTTCAAGCGCTAGAGCAAAATAGTTGACCCCATGAGATGTATCATAAATTACAGCAATATTGTTTTTTCTGGAAAGTCTCAATTTATCCATTGCATAGGCTAGAATGCCTCCGAGAATATAAGAGAAGAAATCGTCGCCACGCCAAATAAACAAATAGGTAATGTTAGAGTTGGAGTTAGATTTAGATTGATATTTATAGGAAACTGTCCCGGGAAGTATTTTAAATATTTTAGAGGCATCTTCTTTATCTTTAATACTGATCTTTGAACTTTTTCTAAAGTCATTTTTAAAAGCTTCAGTATTCAGGATGTATCGTAGAATACTTTCAAAAAGGTCTTTGCGATGCTTTATATTGTCCTGAGAATCCCTCCACCAATATTCTATCTTTTTCTTCAGTTCTATTTTCGGCTCTATTATATGGTTAATCAAGAGAGTGTCCTGTAGGAAAATGCAAATTTTATCTTTATCCAGGATATTCGTGGGAAGGATATTTATAATACTTCTAGTCGTAGAAAAGAACTTTTCTTGTGAGGATTGGAGGCATTTTTTAGTTTTCTTTTCATTTATTATGCATTCTATGCAGTAATTCTTGCTTTCCCACTCGGCGGGGTCTCCCCACGTTGAAAATAAAAAAACTTCCTCGTATTTTGAGAAGCACTCATCATCTTTGCTTGAGGAAAGACCTGATGAAGTCATGGCTATACCCCCAATACGTAGAAACTTCCAAAACCAATTCTGCCAAATAGTGACTCTTCTTGTGTAAGGTTATTGTGTAGGCATCCGTATAGGCCTAGTCTGAGAGTGTCAGAGCAGTTCTTCACTTTCAGGATTGATCCTTCGAGTATTGCCGGAAGTATTGGCTTTCTCTTTGTCTCATTTACTGCGAAGCCAAGACCTTTTATGTCGATGCGTCCCATGATGATTTCTGCTTGCATGTCTCGGTAGCGTAGTTCTATTATGCCATCGTTATTTACGACTGCTTTGGGCGTCTCAAGCATTAGGAAAGGCGACAAGAGCACTACGTATCCTTCGTTGAATTTTTCTAAAGAACTAGCTAAGGGAAGTTCTCCGTCCAATTTAGACTCAACGAATCTGTTTTCGCCGCCTAGTTTGACTGGCTTGTTATTAAGATCCTTTAGAATATCGTCCGAAGAAGACCCGACCTCCACTGCGATGGCATTGCGTTTTAGCGATACAAACGTCTCGGCGTAGAGGTAGCCTTCCCGCACGTTTTTTATTCCTTTATCTCTGCTCGTTAATGCCGTTCCAATTTTTTGAATGCTAATTGGCAGTCCTGAATATTCTGTTATTCTCTTGATGACTTCCCAAACATTTATCTCTTTGTTTATAAATTCAGTGATGATTTTAGCAATTATTTGTGGAAAGGTATAATGCAGAGCTTTGCCCGCAAGAAGTATCGGTACTCTTACATATTGAGTCTCGTCCCATAAATAGGGTCCACGTATCCATTCTATTGCAAGTCTATCCAAAAGGTTCATGTAGTTGTCAACAAATTTCTCCCACTCACTGGCAGGGTTGGATGGATGAATTCCTCTCATAGACATTACTTCAGATAGAATGGTGCCAGTTATTGTGCTTATAGAGGGCCAGCCTGTGGACTGTGCCAGAGTCGCGACTCCTCTAGCGCTTGGGTCTAGCTCGCCTGGTCCTCTGAACATTAATGGTTCAAGTTCTTCGAAGAGTATTCTGGTCTTCATGTCCTCATACCACCCCTAATATTCCTAACACCTCTGATAAGTGATACAAATAGGTGGATTTCTTTTTCGTTCTTTTCTTTTGGATTAGTGTTGATGACCTTGGCGTGAGATATCAATTCCGACATCTCTCCAAGTATCGAATTGTATAGCTGTTGCGCGTACTGTGGCTTGGCGTAGGTGTTTCTCTCAATTATCCTTAATATTAATCTTTGAGACAAATTAAATTTTGATCCCAACTTTGTAATCGTGCTTGTGAGTAGATCTTTGTATTCTTCTATGTCGTAGAGTAGGCTTACAGTAAACTGTGGGTTACCTAAGCTTAAAGGTTCGATGAGTTCTATGACCCTTTGAACTACTTCTAGCGGTTCAGCCAAATATTCAAGATACCTGTGGGTATCTATGTATCCTATTCTCCCCAAGGTTATTGGTACATAGGTTGTAGAGCCTCCGCCCCGCGGACTATACGTGAACGCTGCAAGGTCTTTGTGAACGTCAAGAATGACGGCTAATGAGGGCTCCCAGTAGGAGGAGACTATTTTCTCTTTGGCATCCTTAAGGCGTTCCCTGGCATCTGAGATGACCAGCTGAAGCGGATATAGATAGTGGGCAGTGTTTATGTTATAGCTACGTCCAACGCCAGGGAGCATGGGTAGACACGCATTGTTTACCACTAGGAAGCCGTTCTCTAATCTCACATTACTAAACGAATGTTTGCCCCGCTTGCACGAGCCAGCAAAGTGGGATCTTGTACAAATAGCTATTTCAACAGCCTTGTGAACTGGAGAGAAAGCGAGAAGGTCGTCGCCTCCCGCGTAGACAACGAATCCTCCTAGCTCAAGGATTGTAGCAGCGTCTAGTAGTGAGACTCGAACTAGCGCGGCGCTTAATGCTGTGTGATAGGTTAACGTTAGTGGAAGCTTGTCCTCATCATTGAGTATATTTTCGAGTGTTTGTAAGAAGTTGTTGAGACGCTGGGCTACCTGCTGGGAATTCAGCATGCCTGCGGGATAATGTTGTTCTAGTATCTTGCTCCATTTTTCAATAAAAGTATCACTTGCTAATGACTCTAGAGCTTCAATAGCATCTTTAATAAGTTCGCTATATGTTCCAATAGCGGAGCTCTCAATAATTTTCTTTTTTAAGACCCTTACATCATTTCTTACATTTCTGTTATCCCACGATGTGCCAAAGAAAGCTGAGACTCTGCCATCATGCAGAGAGCTAATACTATCCCCATCAGCAATAATGAGTGAGTAGTAGCTCCATAGCCACTTCTCAAGGTCGAGTTGTTTGAATAGCCTTAGCCACTCCTTTTTAATATCTGTCTCTCTTCCAAGCCAATATGTTTCTGGGTCTAGCCTCACAACAAGTCTTAATGGTAAAGTTTCCTCGTCTCGAAGTTTACCTGCTATTTTTTCTTCGAGCCGTCTTTGTGCAGTCCAAAGCAACGAAAGCCCAATAAGATTTCTAGAGCCTTGCTGAGCGAGTTGCGTCCCTAGCGATTTGCTAAGTACTTCTGTAAGATCTTTCAGTAGAGTCTCTTTTTCTAGTTTATGTATTACGGTATTGATGAGTTCTTCTTTTAGCTTATAAGTAGCTATATCCGAGGTTGAGGGGATCCTAATTCCAGGTGTTTCTTGAGAAATTAGCTCATTTACAAGGCTTTCCGGATCCTTGTCTTCTAGGAGTATACGTAAGAGCCTGGGCTCCATGCTTACGACGCGTTTGAGGAAGCACCACGGGCAAAGTCTTTCACCCGGTGTAAACACTGCTTTGAAGGTTTCTAGCTCTGCTGTATAGTCCTTGAACCATTTCTCAAATTTTTCTATTTCTTCTTGAGGTTTTTTATGCCAGAGGCTTTCAGCTTCAATGGGATCAGAGTTTTCTTCGACTACTTTAAAAATGAAGAAAGCAAAATCTTTTCCATCTTCGTCTTCTTCAGAAGGAAGAATTATAATGGCGGGCAGAGTTCCGCATAGGGTGCAGTAATCAAAGGCTTTTCTTGATTTCTTGGGGTATCCTAGCCCCTCTTTGAAAGCATTCTTTGTGAGGTTAAATAAGTTTAGCTTAACTCGTGCATCTGCCCTAACATTTTTCAAATTTTCAAATTTCCTTGACAATTCTCGATAGGCATTGTCATATATCTGCCATAATGCTTTTTGACCGTTGATCCTCACGAGTTGGACACGCAGAGTGACTGGAGGAACTTTGTCGAACCCGGAATTGCTAAATTCCTTATCATAGTACTTGAATACTTTATTAATGAATTTCCATACAAGACTCGCATCCTTCTCTTTGACACGTGCCTCTGAGAGTTTTTCTGCTGTTCTCCAGAGCCGGCGCCACGCTTCAGCTAGCCTTTCATGGAGAACCTGCTCAATATTGCATGATTCAACTTTCTCGACTGGAAGCACGAGAACAGCTTTTTCTGGGAAAGAAGCAAAGGGCGGCATATTGAGTACGCGATAAAGGTCTTGAAGGTCTTTGCTGATTAAGACATACTTTTCCATAAGCTGTTTGATCTTTTTTTGGACCTCTCCGTGAAGCCTGGTTGAGACCCAATGGAGGAAGAATGGGCTACTTCTAAGCGAGGGAATTATCACTACGTCGGGCCCCAACTCTTCTATGAATGGCAACATAATATACCAGGCGAATGCAGAAATGATGTAGCTCGAGATAGCCGCGTCACGTAGTTTTCGGCTCGAAGCTATGTATTCCTGGACTCCTGGAATGTCGAATCCTACTAGGTAGCCGTCGTACCCGTCTTTTGTGATCCAGTTGAGGGCCGTAGCAGTGGCGTAGTCATGGTCGAAAACCGTGTTGGTTGGAACCCTGGTGTCTGCAGGACCGACTGGGAGATTTTTGTCGATCCACAGCAACTCATAGATGGAGTAGAGTGCGAGATACTTCTCCTTAAGGTTAAGACCTCCAAGTGTTTCCTTTAGCTCCTGGAAAAACTTGTCTGCTTGTGTCTTGTCGCACTGCTTGATATCTATCTCAAAGAGTGGGTTGATTGTGTTCTTCAGCTTTATCTCTTTTGTGGCCAAGAAGCCAGGAATATACTTGTCACCCATCAAGATAGATAGCAGGTACCGGTCTATGCTTGAAGCCAGTCTGTCTGCTCTTCGAACCTCGTCTGGTATCTGTGCTTCGCCGCCTTTCCCTAGAAGCTCACCTATCCACTTCTTAGCTGTCTCTTCGTGGTTTTCAAGCCATTGCTTGTGTGGGGGATCGTGAAGAAGTGCCGCGATTTTCAACTCGAATATTTGTTCCCCGTGGGGGGACAGGAACGAGCTACTCATATTTAATCACCTCGAAACGCGAGTAACCAACAGAGGTCTTTGCACCAACCCCCATTGCA from Thermofilum adornatum carries:
- the cas10 gene encoding type III-B CRISPR-associated protein Cas10/Cmr2; translated protein: MSSSFLSPHGEQIFELKIAALLHDPPHKQWLENHEETAKKWIGELLGKGGEAQIPDEVRRADRLASSIDRYLLSILMGDKYIPGFLATKEIKLKNTINPLFEIDIKQCDKTQADKFFQELKETLGGLNLKEKYLALYSIYELLWIDKNLPVGPADTRVPTNTVFDHDYATATALNWITKDGYDGYLVGFDIPGVQEYIASSRKLRDAAISSYIISAFAWYIMLPFIEELGPDVVIIPSLRSSPFFLHWVSTRLHGEVQKKIKQLMEKYVLISKDLQDLYRVLNMPPFASFPEKAVLVLPVEKVESCNIEQVLHERLAEAWRRLWRTAEKLSEARVKEKDASLVWKFINKVFKYYDKEFSNSGFDKVPPVTLRVQLVRINGQKALWQIYDNAYRELSRKFENLKNVRADARVKLNLFNLTKNAFKEGLGYPKKSRKAFDYCTLCGTLPAIIILPSEEDEDGKDFAFFIFKVVEENSDPIEAESLWHKKPQEEIEKFEKWFKDYTAELETFKAVFTPGERLCPWCFLKRVVSMEPRLLRILLEDKDPESLVNELISQETPGIRIPSTSDIATYKLKEELINTVIHKLEKETLLKDLTEVLSKSLGTQLAQQGSRNLIGLSLLWTAQRRLEEKIAGKLRDEETLPLRLVVRLDPETYWLGRETDIKKEWLRLFKQLDLEKWLWSYYSLIIADGDSISSLHDGRVSAFFGTSWDNRNVRNDVRVLKKKIIESSAIGTYSELIKDAIEALESLASDTFIEKWSKILEQHYPAGMLNSQQVAQRLNNFLQTLENILNDEDKLPLTLTYHTALSAALVRVSLLDAATILELGGFVVYAGGDDLLAFSPVHKAVEIAICTRSHFAGSCKRGKHSFSNVRLENGFLVVNNACLPMLPGVGRSYNINTAHYLYPLQLVISDARERLKDAKEKIVSSYWEPSLAVILDVHKDLAAFTYSPRGGGSTTYVPITLGRIGYIDTHRYLEYLAEPLEVVQRVIELIEPLSLGNPQFTVSLLYDIEEYKDLLTSTITKLGSKFNLSQRLILRIIERNTYAKPQYAQQLYNSILGEMSELISHAKVINTNPKEKNEKEIHLFVSLIRGVRNIRGGMRT